A genomic segment from Bosea sp. OAE506 encodes:
- a CDS encoding electron transfer flavoprotein-ubiquinone oxidoreductase, whose protein sequence is MDLEQARAEPRESMDYDVVIVGAGPAGLAAAIRLKQLDENVSVVVVEKGAEVGAHILSGAVIDPSGLDALLPDWRQDEARPLTTEVSEDVFYFLTEPNGIRLPNIGMPKLMNNHGNFVGSLGLVTKYLAARAEALGVEIYPGFAAAELLFDEAGAVVGVATGDMGIAKDGTVSERFTRGMELRGRYTLLGEGVRGSLAKIAIRKYGLDAGREPQKYGIGLKEIWQVKPEKFVKGRVQHSFGWPLDGSTGGGSFLYHFDDNLVSVGFVVHLNYQNPTLSPFDEFQRFKTHPLIRDLFEGGKRLSYGSRAITEGGWQSVPKLTFPGGALIGCSAGFVNVPRIKGSHNAITSGMLAAEKLLQALAAGRSHDEVVEIENEWRDGPIGADLKPVRNVKPLWSKYGTMLGIGLGGIDMWLNQLFGWSPFGTLKHGKPDHATLKLLSEVTPIVYPKPDGKISFDKLSSVFLSSTNHEEDQPAHLKLTDPSIPIEKNLPLYGEPARLYCPAGVYEVVYKDAEAKTEPRFVINAQNCVHCKTCDIKDPAQNITWTVPEGGGGPGYANM, encoded by the coding sequence ATGGATCTCGAGCAGGCACGGGCCGAACCCCGCGAGAGCATGGACTACGACGTCGTCATCGTCGGTGCGGGGCCGGCCGGCCTTGCGGCGGCGATCCGGCTGAAGCAGCTCGACGAGAACGTCTCCGTCGTCGTGGTCGAGAAGGGCGCCGAGGTCGGCGCGCACATCCTGTCGGGTGCGGTGATCGACCCCTCGGGCCTCGACGCGCTGCTGCCAGACTGGCGCCAGGACGAAGCCCGCCCTCTGACCACCGAGGTCAGCGAGGACGTCTTCTACTTCCTGACAGAGCCCAACGGCATCCGGCTGCCTAATATCGGCATGCCCAAGCTGATGAACAATCACGGCAATTTCGTCGGCTCGCTGGGGCTGGTGACGAAGTACTTGGCGGCCCGCGCCGAGGCGCTGGGCGTCGAGATCTATCCGGGCTTCGCCGCCGCTGAACTGCTGTTCGACGAGGCCGGCGCCGTCGTCGGCGTCGCCACCGGCGACATGGGCATCGCCAAGGACGGCACCGTGTCGGAGCGCTTCACCCGCGGCATGGAGCTGCGCGGCCGCTACACCCTGCTGGGCGAGGGCGTGCGCGGCTCGCTCGCCAAGATCGCGATTCGCAAATACGGCCTCGACGCCGGCCGTGAGCCGCAGAAATACGGCATCGGCCTCAAGGAGATCTGGCAGGTCAAGCCGGAGAAATTCGTCAAGGGCCGGGTCCAGCACTCCTTCGGCTGGCCGCTCGACGGCTCCACCGGGGGTGGCTCCTTCCTCTATCATTTCGACGACAACCTGGTTTCGGTCGGCTTCGTCGTCCATCTCAACTACCAGAACCCGACGCTCTCGCCTTTCGACGAGTTCCAGCGCTTCAAGACCCACCCGCTGATCCGCGACCTGTTCGAGGGCGGCAAGCGCCTTTCCTACGGCTCGCGCGCGATCACCGAGGGCGGCTGGCAGTCGGTACCGAAGCTGACCTTCCCGGGCGGCGCGCTGATCGGCTGCTCGGCCGGCTTCGTCAACGTCCCGCGCATCAAGGGCAGCCACAACGCCATCACCTCGGGCATGCTCGCGGCCGAGAAGCTGTTGCAGGCGCTGGCCGCAGGCCGCTCCCATGACGAGGTCGTCGAGATCGAGAACGAGTGGCGCGACGGGCCCATCGGCGCCGATCTCAAGCCGGTGCGCAACGTCAAGCCGCTCTGGTCGAAATACGGCACGATGCTCGGCATCGGGCTGGGCGGCATCGACATGTGGCTGAACCAGCTCTTCGGCTGGTCGCCCTTCGGCACGCTGAAGCATGGCAAGCCCGACCATGCGACGCTGAAGCTGCTGAGCGAGGTCACGCCGATCGTCTACCCGAAGCCCGACGGCAAGATCTCCTTCGACAAGCTCTCCTCGGTCTTCCTGTCCTCGACCAATCACGAGGAAGACCAGCCGGCACATCTCAAGCTGACCGACCCGTCGATCCCGATCGAGAAGAACCTGCCGCTCTATGGCGAGCCCGCGCGGCTCTACTGCCCGGCCGGCGTCTACGAGGTTGTCTACAAGGATGCCGAGGCGAAGACCGAGCCGCGCTTCGTGATCAACGCGCAGAACTGCGTCCACTGCAAAACCTGCGACATCAAGGATCCGGCCCAGAACATCACCTGGACGGTTCCCGAGGGCGGCGGGGGGCCGGGCTACGCGAATATGTGA
- a CDS encoding DUF2254 domain-containing protein, whose product MTSRWLWHLSQITRRMWFRASLFSILAVVTALAAIVLAPYIPSDLPTKIGADAVDNVLGIIASSMLAVTTFSLSTMVAAYAAATSNVTPRATRLVMEDTTTQNVLATFIGSFLYSLVGIIALSTGAYGSTGRVVLFVVTAGVIVLIVVTLLRWIDHLSRLGRVTETTERVEKTAAEAMRLHRDQPCMGASPPAEMPGSARPIYASRIGYVQHLDVGALSDIAERGKGRIFVRATPGAFVTPVDPVAFAEGLDVTEQEADIRACYTIADVRSFDQDPRFGASVLAEIASRALSPGINDPGTAIDVIGRAVRLLAIAAEPREPQQEVAYPRVHIPPIAIGDLFDDLFTPIARDGAGVVEIGVRLQKALRVLSRLGPPEFAENAARHSRLALQRASHALTLEDDLAVLRGLAAEVELR is encoded by the coding sequence ATGACCTCGCGCTGGCTGTGGCACCTCTCCCAGATCACGCGGCGGATGTGGTTTCGCGCCAGCCTGTTCTCGATCCTGGCCGTGGTCACGGCTCTCGCGGCAATCGTGCTCGCGCCCTACATCCCGAGCGACCTGCCGACCAAGATCGGTGCCGACGCGGTCGATAATGTCCTTGGCATCATCGCCTCGAGCATGCTGGCGGTGACGACCTTCTCGCTGAGCACGATGGTGGCGGCTTATGCGGCCGCGACCAGCAATGTCACGCCGCGGGCCACTCGTCTGGTGATGGAGGACACGACGACCCAGAACGTCCTGGCGACGTTCATCGGCTCCTTCCTCTATAGCCTCGTCGGCATCATCGCGCTCAGCACGGGCGCCTATGGCAGCACCGGCCGCGTCGTCCTCTTCGTCGTGACGGCCGGCGTCATCGTGCTGATCGTGGTGACGCTGCTGCGCTGGATCGACCACCTCTCGCGCCTCGGCCGGGTTACCGAGACCACCGAGCGCGTCGAGAAGACCGCAGCCGAGGCGATGCGGCTGCATCGTGATCAGCCCTGCATGGGGGCCTCACCGCCGGCCGAGATGCCCGGCTCCGCCCGGCCAATCTATGCCTCCCGCATCGGCTATGTGCAGCATCTCGACGTCGGCGCGCTGTCGGACATCGCCGAGCGCGGCAAGGGGCGCATCTTCGTCCGAGCCACACCCGGAGCTTTCGTGACCCCGGTCGACCCCGTCGCTTTCGCAGAGGGGCTCGATGTCACCGAGCAGGAGGCTGATATCCGGGCCTGCTACACCATCGCCGATGTCCGCTCCTTCGATCAGGACCCGCGCTTCGGCGCCTCCGTCCTCGCCGAGATCGCCTCCCGCGCCCTCTCGCCTGGCATCAACGACCCCGGCACGGCGATCGATGTCATCGGCCGGGCGGTCCGCCTGCTGGCGATCGCAGCCGAGCCTCGCGAGCCGCAGCAGGAGGTGGCCTACCCCCGGGTTCACATTCCGCCGATCGCGATCGGCGATCTCTTCGACGATCTTTTCACCCCGATCGCCCGCGACGGCGCCGGCGTGGTCGAGATCGGGGTCAGGCTGCAGAAGGCGCTGCGGGTCCTGTCGCGGCTTGGGCCGCCGGAATTCGCGGAGAACGCCGCCCGCCATTCCCGCCTGGCCCTGCAACGGGCCAGCCATGCCCTGACGCTGGAGGATGACCTCGCGGTGTTGCGCGGCTTGGCGGCGGAGGTCGAACTGAGGTGA
- a CDS encoding polyprenyl synthetase family protein: MGVVVAFEDKEAGQSAREAGIERLVGLVRADMERVNAMILSRTGSDVTMIPEVANHLISSGGKRLRPMLTLATAALSGYRGEGHVKLAASVEFMHTATLLHDDVVDQSDMRRGKLAARMLWGNEASVLVGDFLLGQAFKMMVEVGSLRALDILSTAAAVIAEGEVLQLSVAKNTQTTEDEYLAVIRGKTAELFAAACEVGPVIANGSKTDAAACRSYGLNLGIAFQLIDDALDYGGIANTLGKNTGDDFREGKITLPVVLSFRRGSEAERAFWTRTLQEGEIRDGDLEEAQAIMKRHRALDDTIQRAEHYAKMAKDALALFPASPMKQALNETVDFCVARAH; this comes from the coding sequence ATGGGCGTCGTCGTCGCGTTCGAGGACAAGGAAGCGGGCCAGAGCGCACGCGAGGCCGGAATCGAGCGGCTGGTCGGGCTGGTGCGCGCCGACATGGAACGCGTCAATGCGATGATCCTGTCGCGCACCGGCTCCGACGTGACGATGATCCCCGAGGTCGCCAACCATCTGATCTCGTCGGGCGGCAAGCGCCTGCGGCCGATGCTGACGCTCGCGACCGCCGCGCTCAGCGGCTATCGCGGCGAGGGGCATGTGAAGCTCGCGGCCTCGGTCGAGTTCATGCACACGGCGACGCTTCTGCACGACGACGTGGTCGACCAGAGCGACATGCGCCGCGGCAAGCTCGCCGCCCGCATGCTCTGGGGCAATGAGGCGAGCGTGCTGGTCGGAGACTTTCTGCTCGGCCAGGCCTTCAAGATGATGGTCGAGGTCGGCTCGCTGAGGGCGCTCGACATTCTCTCCACCGCCGCGGCCGTGATCGCCGAGGGCGAGGTGCTGCAGCTCTCCGTCGCCAAGAACACGCAGACGACCGAGGACGAATATCTCGCGGTGATCCGCGGCAAGACGGCCGAGCTCTTCGCGGCGGCCTGCGAGGTCGGCCCGGTGATCGCCAACGGCTCGAAGACCGATGCCGCCGCCTGCCGCAGCTACGGCCTCAATCTCGGCATCGCCTTCCAGCTCATCGACGACGCGCTCGACTATGGCGGCATCGCCAACACGCTCGGCAAGAACACCGGCGACGATTTCCGCGAGGGCAAGATCACCCTGCCCGTGGTGCTCTCCTTCCGGCGCGGCAGCGAGGCCGAGCGCGCCTTCTGGACGCGCACCCTGCAGGAAGGCGAGATCCGCGACGGCGATCTCGAGGAGGCGCAGGCGATCATGAAGCGCCACCGGGCGCTCGACGACACGATCCAGCGCGCCGAGCACTACGCCAAGATGGCCAAGGACGCGCTCGCCCTCTTCCCGGCCTCGCCGATGAAGCAGGCGCTGAACGAAACCGTCGATTTCTGCGTCGCGCGGGCGCATTGA
- a CDS encoding uracil-DNA glycosylase yields the protein MSLTAAPDPAELVAWYAEMGITEALDEVTHDHFAAPVASEPTRPRPVLPPRAGQPALVAVRPNAAAATAPDDAALSARSLAQEAATLEALKEALARFEGCALKATAKSLVFADGNSNGRVMIVGEAPGADEDRIGLPFVGRSGQLLDRMLAAIGLSRKDDVYIANLLPWRPPGNRTPTPQEVAICLPFIQRQIQLADPDILLCIGGPSAQGLLGLSGILASRGKWQEYDTGTRRIPAMATLHPAYLLRQPLQKRLAWRDMRALKAALDKAP from the coding sequence ATGTCCCTCACCGCCGCGCCCGATCCTGCCGAGCTCGTCGCCTGGTATGCCGAAATGGGCATCACCGAGGCGCTGGACGAAGTCACGCATGACCATTTCGCCGCGCCTGTGGCCAGCGAACCGACACGGCCGCGACCGGTCCTGCCGCCGCGCGCGGGCCAGCCGGCTCTGGTCGCCGTGCGTCCCAACGCCGCCGCCGCGACCGCCCCCGACGACGCCGCCCTGAGCGCGCGCAGCCTGGCTCAGGAGGCCGCGACGCTGGAGGCGCTGAAGGAGGCGCTGGCCCGTTTCGAGGGCTGCGCGCTGAAGGCTACCGCCAAGAGCCTCGTCTTCGCCGACGGCAATTCGAACGGACGCGTCATGATCGTCGGCGAAGCGCCGGGCGCGGATGAAGACCGCATCGGCCTGCCTTTCGTCGGGCGCTCGGGGCAATTGCTCGACCGGATGCTCGCCGCCATCGGGCTTAGCCGCAAGGACGACGTCTACATCGCCAATCTGCTGCCCTGGCGGCCGCCCGGCAACCGCACGCCGACGCCGCAGGAGGTGGCGATCTGCCTGCCCTTCATCCAGCGCCAGATCCAGCTCGCCGACCCCGACATCCTGTTGTGCATCGGCGGGCCCTCCGCCCAGGGACTGCTCGGCCTCTCGGGCATCCTGGCCTCGCGCGGCAAATGGCAGGAATACGACACGGGCACGCGGCGCATCCCCGCGATGGCGACGCTGCACCCGGCCTATCTGCTGCGCCAGCCCTTGCAGAAGCGCCTCGCCTGGCGGGACATGCGGGCGCTGAAGGCGGCCTTGGACAAAGCGCCCTAG
- a CDS encoding DUF2007 domain-containing protein, protein MHELVRTNDIVLLGAIEALLASANLDCLIADQHISALEGMIGAFPRRLLVREADRMRARALLIDAGFGGELRDG, encoded by the coding sequence ATGCATGAACTCGTCCGCACCAACGACATCGTCCTGCTCGGCGCCATCGAGGCGCTGCTGGCCTCGGCCAATCTCGACTGCCTGATCGCCGACCAGCACATCAGCGCGCTCGAAGGCATGATTGGCGCCTTCCCGCGCCGTCTGCTCGTGCGCGAGGCCGACCGCATGCGCGCCCGCGCCTTGCTGATCGACGCCGGCTTCGGCGGCGAGCTGCGTGATGGCTGA
- a CDS encoding 4-(cytidine 5'-diphospho)-2-C-methyl-D-erythritol kinase: protein MPAPLTTRARAKINLTLRVLGRRADGYHELESFVAFAGTGDALSLAPGPQLTLTIDGPRGQGLPVDDSNLILRATRALEAETGPLRSGAFHLVKRLPVASGIGGGSADAAAALRLLARLNGLSPDDPALLRAAAKTGADVPVCLASRARIMTGIGERLGPPLTQPPLFALLVNPGVPVETAPVFRALGLKPGQRHPLHSSLPETSAHPEEPRSGVSKDGPEGSGDIWSILRDALSDDMAPQDEGSYGTNATRAALIAALSAAGNDLEAPARRVAPVIDTVLDALRAQPGCRLARMSGSGATCFALFDDCRQSAAAGRALAQEQAGWWVKPTLLR, encoded by the coding sequence ATGCCAGCACCGCTGACCACCCGCGCCCGCGCCAAGATCAACCTGACCCTGCGCGTGCTCGGCCGCCGCGCGGATGGCTATCACGAGCTCGAAAGCTTCGTTGCATTCGCCGGCACGGGCGACGCACTCTCGCTAGCGCCCGGCCCGCAGCTGACCCTCACCATCGACGGTCCGCGCGGGCAGGGGCTACCGGTCGACGACTCCAACCTGATCCTGCGCGCGACGCGCGCGCTCGAAGCCGAGACCGGCCCGCTGCGCAGCGGCGCCTTCCACCTCGTCAAGCGGCTGCCGGTGGCGTCGGGCATCGGCGGCGGTTCGGCCGATGCGGCCGCCGCGCTGCGCCTGCTCGCCCGTTTGAACGGGCTGTCTCCTGACGACCCCGCGCTGCTGCGGGCGGCTGCCAAAACCGGCGCCGACGTGCCCGTCTGCCTTGCCTCCCGCGCCCGCATCATGACCGGCATCGGCGAGCGCCTCGGGCCCCCACTCACCCAGCCGCCGCTCTTTGCGCTGCTGGTCAATCCCGGCGTGCCGGTCGAGACCGCGCCGGTATTCAGGGCGCTGGGCCTGAAGCCGGGGCAGCGCCATCCACTCCATTCGAGCCTTCCAGAAACGAGCGCTCATCCTGAGGAGCCGCGCAGCGGCGTCTCGAAGGATGGTCCGGAAGGCTCCGGAGACATCTGGAGCATCCTTCGAGACGCCCTGTCTGACGACATGGCTCCTCAGGATGAGGGCTCGTATGGGACGAACGCGACCCGAGCCGCCCTGATCGCCGCCCTCAGCGCCGCCGGCAACGATCTCGAAGCCCCCGCCCGCCGCGTCGCCCCCGTCATCGACACCGTGCTCGACGCCCTGCGTGCCCAGCCGGGCTGCCGCCTCGCCCGCATGTCCGGCTCGGGCGCGACCTGCTTCGCGCTCTTTGACGACTGCCGCCAGAGCGCCGCAGCGGGGAGGGCGCTGGCGCAAGAGCAGGCGGGGTGGTGGGTCAAGCCGACGCTGCTGCGGTAA
- the cydB gene encoding cytochrome d ubiquinol oxidase subunit II, with translation MEWYLPVIWAGLIGTAVMLYVVLDGFDLGIAILFPTTRDEGERDQMMNSVAPFWDGNETWLVLGGGGLWVAFPTAYAIIMPAFYLPVTLMLLALIFRGVAFEFRWVAKPKHKVWDLAFWLGSTVAAFSQGLILGGMIQGITVVDRQFAGGPFDWFTPFTLMCGAGVVVGYALLGATWLIYKTEGRVAERARSQAKVLLLGLLAFALIVSLWTPYAHPRIAERWFTWRNMALLWPFPVLTALCGFLAWRRLHGRHEFTPFALTIAIFVLCFLGLAISNYPYLVPPDLTIWDVAAAPSSHIFVLIGVTFLLPMILFYTAFVYWTFRGKVKADSGYH, from the coding sequence ATGGAATGGTATCTCCCCGTCATCTGGGCCGGCCTGATCGGCACCGCGGTGATGCTCTATGTCGTGCTCGACGGGTTCGACCTCGGCATCGCCATCCTGTTCCCGACCACGCGCGACGAGGGCGAGCGCGACCAGATGATGAACTCCGTCGCGCCGTTCTGGGACGGCAACGAGACCTGGCTGGTGCTGGGCGGCGGCGGGCTCTGGGTCGCCTTCCCCACCGCCTACGCCATCATCATGCCGGCCTTCTACCTGCCGGTGACGCTGATGCTGCTGGCGCTGATCTTCCGGGGCGTCGCCTTCGAATTCCGCTGGGTCGCCAAGCCCAAGCACAAGGTCTGGGACCTCGCCTTCTGGCTCGGCTCGACGGTGGCAGCCTTTTCACAGGGGCTGATCCTGGGCGGGATGATCCAGGGCATCACCGTGGTCGACCGGCAGTTCGCCGGCGGGCCCTTCGACTGGTTTACGCCGTTCACGCTGATGTGCGGGGCCGGCGTCGTCGTCGGCTATGCGCTGCTCGGCGCGACCTGGCTGATCTACAAGACCGAAGGCCGCGTGGCCGAGCGCGCCCGCTCGCAGGCGAAGGTCCTGCTGCTGGGATTGCTGGCGTTTGCTTTGATCGTCTCGCTGTGGACGCCCTATGCCCATCCGCGCATTGCGGAGCGCTGGTTCACCTGGCGCAACATGGCGCTGCTCTGGCCGTTCCCAGTGCTAACGGCGCTGTGCGGCTTCCTCGCCTGGCGGCGCCTGCATGGCCGGCACGAGTTCACGCCGTTTGCGCTGACGATTGCGATCTTCGTGCTCTGCTTCCTGGGGCTCGCGATCTCGAACTACCCCTATCTGGTGCCGCCGGACCTGACGATCTGGGACGTCGCGGCAGCGCCCTCCTCGCATATCTTCGTGCTGATCGGCGTGACCTTCCTGCTGCCGATGATCCTGTTCTACACCGCCTTCGTGTACTGGACCTTCCGCGGCAAGGTGAAGGCCGACAGCGGCTATCATTAG
- a CDS encoding tetratricopeptide repeat protein → MALLLALPVGAAAQGATTRATDQLDTAESLEGNYLAAIVAGAGRDLGAASVFLREAIKGDPQNNDLLERAFVAFLADGAMPDAFRAADKLIQRDPSNGLAQLAIGIRALKQKNYQTARNHLQRGGRGRAADITATLLSAWSQLGSGQATRAIETLERLRGEPSYNLFRDYHAGLILDAAGRKADGEKRLKSAYESEKTTLRLVDLWAKMQARNGDFDGAATTYSEFDRLLPNHPIVRDGLAKVAARQVPPRQVGNAQQGAAEVLYGLASAGNRQGDEAAALLYLRLAIYLDPNHDLAILTLGDILERARQPEDAVAVYEKMPASSPLRPNAEIQAGLALENLGKPEEAVKHLSALIAERPDDIDALSALGNIYRSRKMFEEAAATYDKAIGKLASPGRANWDLFYFRGIARERIKRWPEAEADLRKALELLPEPLGRERALVLNYLGYSLVDQHLKLDEALEMLRRAVELRPRDGYIIDSLGWAYYRLGRYPEALRELERAVEMRPSDPVINDHLGDVYWKVGRRLEAGFQWNHARDLNPEPEDLAKIKRKIERGLEDGPSANAVEPKDPAEPKKDGG, encoded by the coding sequence TTGGCGTTGCTCCTGGCCCTGCCCGTCGGCGCGGCCGCCCAGGGGGCGACGACGCGCGCCACCGATCAGCTCGACACCGCCGAGAGCCTGGAGGGCAACTATCTCGCCGCCATCGTCGCCGGTGCGGGGCGGGACCTCGGCGCCGCCTCCGTCTTCCTGCGCGAGGCGATCAAGGGCGATCCGCAAAACAACGACCTGCTCGAGCGCGCCTTCGTCGCTTTCCTTGCCGATGGCGCGATGCCCGACGCCTTCCGCGCCGCCGACAAGCTGATCCAGCGCGATCCTTCCAACGGCCTTGCCCAGCTCGCCATCGGCATCCGCGCGCTGAAGCAGAAGAACTACCAGACCGCCCGCAACCATCTGCAGCGCGGCGGCCGCGGCCGTGCGGCCGACATCACCGCGACGCTGCTCTCCGCCTGGTCGCAGCTCGGCTCGGGCCAGGCAACCCGCGCCATCGAGACGCTGGAGCGGCTGCGCGGCGAACCCTCCTACAACCTCTTCCGCGATTATCATGCCGGCCTCATCCTCGATGCTGCCGGCCGCAAGGCCGATGGCGAGAAGCGCCTGAAGAGCGCCTATGAATCGGAGAAGACGACGCTGCGGCTCGTCGATCTCTGGGCGAAGATGCAGGCCCGCAACGGTGATTTCGACGGCGCGGCCACGACCTATTCCGAGTTCGACCGGCTGCTGCCCAACCACCCGATCGTCCGCGACGGCCTCGCCAAGGTGGCCGCCAGGCAGGTGCCGCCCCGCCAGGTCGGCAATGCCCAGCAGGGCGCCGCGGAAGTGCTCTACGGCCTCGCCAGCGCGGGCAACCGCCAGGGCGACGAGGCGGCGGCGCTGCTTTATCTGCGTCTCGCCATCTATCTCGACCCCAATCATGACCTCGCTATCCTGACGCTGGGCGACATCCTGGAGCGCGCGCGCCAGCCGGAGGACGCCGTCGCCGTCTACGAGAAGATGCCGGCGAGCTCGCCGCTGCGGCCCAATGCCGAGATCCAGGCCGGTCTGGCGCTGGAGAACCTCGGCAAGCCCGAGGAGGCGGTGAAGCATCTCAGCGCCTTGATCGCCGAGCGGCCGGACGACATCGACGCGCTCTCGGCGCTCGGCAACATCTATCGCTCGCGCAAGATGTTCGAGGAGGCCGCGGCCACCTACGACAAGGCGATCGGCAAGCTCGCCTCGCCGGGTCGGGCCAACTGGGATCTGTTCTATTTCCGCGGCATCGCCCGCGAGCGCATTAAGCGCTGGCCGGAGGCCGAGGCCGATCTGCGCAAAGCGCTGGAACTCCTGCCCGAGCCTCTGGGCCGCGAGCGCGCGCTTGTGCTGAACTATCTCGGCTATTCGCTGGTCGACCAGCATCTCAAGCTCGACGAGGCGCTGGAGATGCTGCGGCGCGCCGTCGAGCTGCGCCCGCGCGACGGCTACATCATCGATTCGCTCGGATGGGCCTATTATCGCCTCGGCCGCTATCCCGAGGCGCTGCGCGAGCTTGAGCGCGCCGTCGAGATGCGCCCCTCCGACCCAGTGATCAACGACCATCTCGGCGACGTCTACTGGAAGGTCGGGCGCCGTCTCGAGGCCGGTTTCCAGTGGAACCACGCTCGCGACCTCAATCCCGAGCCCGAGGATCTCGCCAAGATCAAGCGCAAGATCGAGCGCGGCCTGGAGGATGGTCCCTCCGCCAACGCCGTCGAGCCGAAGGACCCGGCCGAGCCCAAGAAGGACGGCGGCTGA
- a CDS encoding cytochrome ubiquinol oxidase subunit I, which yields MVIDAFLLSRIQFAFTVSFHIVFPAFTIGLSAYIATLLGLWLKTGDVKFHTLARFWTKIFAVSFAMGVVSGIVLSYQFGTNWSRFSQVVGNVIGPIIGYEVLTAFFLEASFLGVMLFGWKRVPPWLHFMSACIVAGGTALSGFWILSANSWMQYPTGHEMRDGIAYPVDWLQIIFNPTFPMRFMHMMTAAYLTTAFVVLATGARHLLVGHRTESARTMVRMAILMIALTAPLQAVIGHRHGEDTAKYQPAKLAAIEAHWDSSKPAPLVLFAWPDEEKGINRFEISIPGVASLVTHGSMDALFPSLNDFAVHDRPPVKIPFFGFRIMVGIGFFMIAFGWFGAWLWWKGRVFEERRWLWVAQYTWPLGFMAILAGWFVTEVGRQPWIATGVLRSKDAISPVTAGQVAISLALFVCVYCVVFSAGVLLINRLIDKGPDAITLQDPPEQPSQRPLKAAQAPASDLFGDGRPGDDRIQPAS from the coding sequence ATGGTGATCGACGCCTTCCTGCTCTCGCGCATCCAATTCGCCTTCACCGTCTCCTTCCACATCGTCTTTCCGGCCTTCACGATCGGGCTCTCGGCCTATATCGCGACGCTGCTGGGGCTCTGGCTCAAGACCGGCGACGTCAAGTTCCACACGCTTGCGCGGTTCTGGACCAAGATCTTCGCTGTCTCCTTCGCGATGGGCGTGGTCTCCGGCATCGTGCTCTCCTACCAGTTCGGCACGAACTGGAGCCGGTTCTCGCAGGTGGTCGGCAACGTCATCGGCCCGATCATCGGCTACGAGGTCCTGACCGCCTTCTTCCTCGAAGCCTCCTTCCTCGGCGTGATGCTGTTCGGCTGGAAGCGCGTGCCGCCCTGGTTGCATTTCATGTCCGCCTGCATCGTCGCCGGCGGCACGGCGCTGTCGGGATTCTGGATCCTCTCCGCCAACAGCTGGATGCAGTACCCGACCGGCCATGAGATGCGCGACGGCATCGCCTATCCGGTCGACTGGCTGCAGATCATCTTCAACCCGACCTTCCCGATGCGCTTCATGCACATGATGACGGCGGCCTATCTGACGACCGCCTTCGTCGTGCTGGCGACTGGCGCGCGCCATCTGCTCGTCGGACACCGCACCGAATCGGCGCGCACCATGGTGCGCATGGCGATCCTGATGATCGCGCTGACCGCGCCGCTACAGGCGGTGATCGGCCACCGGCATGGCGAGGACACCGCCAAGTACCAGCCGGCCAAGCTCGCCGCGATCGAGGCGCATTGGGATTCCTCCAAGCCCGCACCGCTGGTGCTGTTCGCCTGGCCGGACGAGGAGAAGGGCATCAACCGCTTCGAGATTTCCATCCCGGGCGTTGCCAGCCTGGTCACCCATGGCAGCATGGATGCGCTCTTCCCGAGCCTGAACGACTTCGCCGTGCACGACCGGCCGCCGGTCAAGATCCCCTTCTTCGGCTTCCGGATCATGGTCGGCATCGGCTTCTTCATGATCGCCTTCGGCTGGTTCGGCGCCTGGCTGTGGTGGAAGGGCCGTGTCTTCGAGGAGCGGCGCTGGCTCTGGGTGGCGCAATACACCTGGCCGCTCGGCTTCATGGCGATCCTGGCCGGCTGGTTCGTCACCGAGGTCGGGCGCCAGCCCTGGATCGCCACCGGCGTACTGCGTTCCAAGGACGCGATCTCGCCGGTCACGGCAGGGCAGGTCGCGATTTCACTGGCGCTCTTCGTCTGCGTCTACTGCGTCGTGTTCTCGGCCGGTGTGCTGCTGATCAACCGGCTGATCGACAAGGGGCCGGACGCGATCACGCTGCAGGACCCGCCCGAGCAGCCCTCGCAGCGGCCGCTCAAGGCGGCGCAGGCACCCGCTTCCGACCTATTCGGCGACGGGCGCCCCGGCGACGACCGCATCCAGCCGGCGAGCTGA